The Inediibacterium massiliense genome has a segment encoding these proteins:
- a CDS encoding transcription repressor NadR, with translation MTTDERRREIISILKKNTDPITGTEFAKKFGVSRQVIVQDIAVIRAEGYNILATSNGYLIPTIDEKKRNIQTIVCSHERYDQIEEELTIMVDMGAKVLDVIVDHPVYGEIRSSLMIGSRMDIEDFMEKVKKSSAQPLSSLTGGEHIHTIEVPNNRAYERIIKKLREKGYFLSE, from the coding sequence ATGACAACGGATGAAAGAAGAAGAGAAATTATCTCCATTTTAAAAAAGAATACAGATCCTATTACAGGAACAGAGTTTGCAAAAAAATTTGGTGTCAGTAGACAAGTCATTGTACAAGACATTGCAGTGATTCGGGCAGAAGGATATAATATTTTGGCCACTTCTAATGGATATTTAATTCCTACTATTGATGAAAAGAAAAGAAATATTCAAACTATTGTATGTTCTCATGAAAGATATGATCAAATTGAAGAAGAGTTAACCATTATGGTAGATATGGGTGCAAAGGTACTAGATGTGATTGTAGATCATCCTGTTTATGGAGAAATTAGAAGTTCTTTAATGATAGGGTCAAGAATGGATATAGAAGACTTTATGGAGAAAGTGAAAAAAAGTAGTGCACAACCGTTATCTTCTTTAACAGGTGGAGAACACATTCATACCATAGAAGTCCCTAATAATCGAGCTTATGAAAGAATAATAAAAAAATTAAGAGAAAAAGGATATTTTTTAAGCGAGTAA